Proteins encoded within one genomic window of Ovis aries strain OAR_USU_Benz2616 breed Rambouillet chromosome 1, ARS-UI_Ramb_v3.0, whole genome shotgun sequence:
- the LOC101107645 gene encoding olfactory receptor 2A12-like has product MQETNQSSVTEFILLGFSFSPKTTPLFFSAFLTTYLLVILGNGVIIILISLDSHLHTPMYFFIVTLSMLDLGYTTTTMPQMLAHLASQKKTISFASCVAQMYIFLVLGITESWLFAIMSIDRYVAICHPLRYKVIMSPWLCRVMVLFCGLWGVVSALVYTVFAMRLPYCGPNKINHFFCEVPAVLKLACADTSVNDQVDFILGFSVILVPLSLILIIYINIFIAILRIRSAQGRLKAFSTCASHITVVTTFCVPAMVMYMKPGSEASPEEDKKLALFYNVISAFLNPIIYSLRNKDVKRAFLKVMGWGRAPE; this is encoded by the coding sequence ATGCAAGAGACTAATCAGTCTTCTGTGACTGAATTCATCCTTCTGGGTTTCTCCTTCAGCCCCAAAACCACTCCTCTATTTTTCTCAGCCTTCCTGACAACCTACTTGTTGGTCATTCTGGGCAATGGTGTAATCATCATCCTCATCTCCCTGGACTCGCACCTCCACACACCCATGTACTTCTTCATCGTCACCCTTTCCATGTTAGATCTGGGCTATACCACCACAACTATGCCCCAGATGTTGGCACATCTAGCAAGCCAGAAGAAGACTATCTCTTTTGCCAGCTGTGTGGCCCAAATGTACATTTTCTTGGTGTTAGGCATTACTGAGTCTTGGCTCTTTGCCATCATGTCTATAGACAGGtatgtggccatctgccaccCACTCAGGTACAAGGTCATCATGAGTCCATGGCTGTGTAGGGTAATGGTCTTGTTCTGTGGACTCTGGGGTGTTGTCTCTGCTCTTGTCTACACTGTTTTTGCCATGCGTCTGCCCTACTGTGGTCCCAACAAGATCAACCACTTCTTCTGTGAAGTCCCTGCTGTCTTGAAACTGGCTTGTGCAGACACCTCAGTCAATGACCAGGTAGACTTCATTCTTGGTTTTAGTGTCATCCTGGTCCCACTTTCTCTCATCCTCATCATTTACATCAATATCTTCATTGCCATCTTAAGGATTCGCTCAGCCCAGGGGCGGCTgaaggccttctccacctgtgccTCCCACATCACTGTGGTCACCACGTTCTGTGTGCCAGCCATGGTCATGTACATGAAGCCTGGCTCAGAGGCCTCCCCAGAAGAGGACAAGAAGCTGGCCCTGTTCTACAATGTCATCTCTGCCTTCCTCAACCCCATCATCTACAGCCTCCGGAACAAGGATGTGAAGAGGGCTTTCCTCAAGGTGATGGGCTGGGGCAGGGCCCCAGAATGA